From one [Ruminococcus] lactaris ATCC 29176 genomic stretch:
- a CDS encoding MATE family efflux transporter yields MSENNSAVKATKTIHDMTTGSPAKLIVQFMIPMFLGNIFQQFYNVADSIIAGQFLGVRALAAIGSTGSLMFFVTGWLNGLSSGFAILVSQWFGAKQYDRMRHYVAMSVYLALGFALLMTIGFGFANEPILRLMNYSDQIMPDVKAYMGIIYAGLIVTAAYNSLAAFLRALGDSKSPLYFLIISAVINVALDVAFIIFGGMGVEGCAYATVIAQGISAVLCLIYIIKKFPILHLKKEDFKISLSAWGRLLALGIPMALQFSITAIGTIIVQGAINVYGENAMAGFSAASKLQNIIMTVFVAFGATIATYVGQNRGAGKMDRVRQGVRCTQFMIWGYSIFAMVLVFFFGRYMTWLFINPSETAVVSAAVTYFRMVFWCYPFLGSIFLYRNTLQGLGYGLVPMLGGVFELIARAAIVYIVSGRASFAGVCLADPAAWISALIPLVPYYFYIMRKTNQ; encoded by the coding sequence ATGAGTGAAAATAACAGTGCTGTAAAGGCAACGAAGACAATTCATGATATGACAACGGGAAGTCCTGCAAAGCTGATCGTGCAGTTTATGATCCCGATGTTTCTGGGAAATATTTTCCAGCAGTTTTATAACGTGGCAGATTCGATCATCGCCGGACAGTTCCTTGGGGTACGGGCATTGGCAGCGATTGGAAGTACGGGGTCTCTGATGTTTTTTGTGACGGGCTGGCTGAACGGACTGAGCAGTGGATTTGCGATTCTTGTATCTCAGTGGTTTGGGGCAAAGCAATATGACCGGATGCGGCATTATGTGGCAATGTCGGTTTATCTTGCACTTGGATTTGCATTATTGATGACCATCGGATTTGGGTTTGCAAATGAACCGATCCTGAGACTGATGAATTATTCCGATCAGATCATGCCGGATGTAAAGGCGTATATGGGAATTATCTATGCAGGTCTGATCGTAACAGCCGCATATAACTCACTTGCTGCGTTTCTGCGTGCGTTGGGTGATTCAAAGTCACCGTTGTATTTTCTGATTATTTCAGCGGTGATTAATGTGGCACTGGATGTGGCATTTATTATTTTTGGCGGCATGGGAGTCGAAGGATGTGCGTATGCAACTGTCATTGCACAGGGAATCTCCGCAGTACTCTGCCTGATTTATATTATAAAGAAGTTTCCGATCCTGCATTTGAAAAAAGAGGACTTTAAGATTTCTCTTTCTGCATGGGGAAGGCTTCTGGCACTGGGTATTCCGATGGCATTACAGTTCTCGATCACGGCAATCGGAACAATCATCGTGCAAGGTGCGATCAATGTATATGGAGAAAATGCCATGGCAGGATTTTCAGCGGCAAGTAAACTGCAAAATATTATTATGACGGTATTTGTTGCTTTTGGTGCTACAATCGCAACTTATGTAGGACAGAACCGTGGTGCAGGGAAAATGGACCGCGTCAGACAGGGAGTCCGCTGTACGCAGTTTATGATCTGGGGATACAGTATTTTTGCAATGGTACTGGTTTTCTTCTTTGGAAGATATATGACCTGGCTGTTTATCAATCCGTCAGAAACTGCGGTAGTCAGTGCGGCAGTTACTTATTTTCGGATGGTCTTCTGGTGTTATCCATTTTTAGGAAGTATTTTCCTGTATCGGAATACCTTGCAGGGACTTGGATATGGTCTTGTACCGATGCTGGGCGGAGTTTTTGAACTAATCGCCAGGGCAGCGATTGTCTATATTGTATCGGGCAGGGCAAGTTTTGCCGGTGTGTGCCTGGCAGACCCGGCAGCGTGGATCTCTGCGTTGATTCCGCTGGTGCCGTATTATTTCTATATAATGAGGAAGACGAATCAGTGA
- the feoB gene encoding ferrous iron transport protein B has protein sequence MTLKELGIGQSAMICKVGGEGALRQHFLDMGMIPGAEITVVKFAPMGDPMELQIHGYELTLRLAEADQIEVEPIRKRSRSHEGRQNIKASEHPGLGEEGKYHSKEDENPLPKETRLTYALVGNQNCGKTTLFNQLTGANQHVGNFPGVTVDRKDGSIKGYPNTQVTDLPGIYSMSPYSSEEIVSRNFVLNEKPKAIINIVDATNIERNLYLTMQLLEMDIPMVVALNMMDEVLGNQGSIDVNQMEAMLGVPVIPISAAKNEGVGELVKHAVHIARYQEHPLRQDFCDMNDHNGAVHRCIHAVSHLIEDHAEKSGLPVRFAATKAIEGDPLILKQLQLEQNELEMLEHIVVQMEKERGLDRSAAIADMRFDFIERLCEQTVVKPKESKERVRSEKIDRILTGKYTAIPCFIGIMVLVFYLTFNVIGAWMQSVLEYGIDQLSAVVDTALLNLDVNPAIHSLVIDGIFTGVGSVLSFLPIIVTLFFFLSLMEDSGYIARVAFVMDKLLRKIGLSGRSIVPMLIGFGCTVPAVMATRTLTSERDRKMTILLTPFMSCTAKLPIYSFFVSAFFPKKGGLIMSGLYVLGILTGILIAFLYKGTLFRGEPVPFVMELPNYRMPGAKNVAQLLWEKAKDFLQKAFSVILIATIVVWFLQSFDLHLNMVEDSAKSILAAVSGFLVPIFRPLGLGDWRICTSLISGFMAKESVVSTLEVLFGGGIASVLSPLAAASLLVFSLLYTPCVAAIASVKRELGGKWAVGLVVWQCFIAWVAAFLVQGIGVMFGIV, from the coding sequence ATGACATTAAAGGAACTTGGAATCGGGCAGAGTGCGATGATCTGCAAGGTTGGTGGAGAAGGTGCATTAAGGCAGCATTTTCTGGATATGGGAATGATACCGGGAGCGGAGATAACTGTTGTGAAGTTTGCACCTATGGGAGATCCGATGGAATTGCAGATTCATGGCTATGAGCTGACACTCCGACTTGCAGAGGCAGATCAGATCGAGGTGGAGCCGATCAGAAAGCGGAGCAGAAGTCATGAAGGACGACAGAATATTAAAGCTTCAGAGCATCCTGGCTTAGGTGAAGAAGGAAAATATCATTCCAAAGAAGATGAGAACCCATTGCCAAAGGAGACAAGACTGACCTATGCGTTAGTGGGAAACCAGAACTGCGGAAAGACAACATTATTCAACCAGCTGACCGGGGCGAACCAGCATGTTGGAAATTTCCCGGGGGTAACAGTGGATAGAAAGGACGGTTCTATTAAGGGTTATCCGAATACGCAGGTAACGGATTTGCCCGGAATTTATTCGATGTCACCTTACAGTAGTGAAGAAATCGTTTCACGAAATTTTGTGTTGAACGAAAAGCCGAAGGCGATTATTAATATTGTTGATGCGACGAACATTGAGCGGAATCTTTATCTGACAATGCAGCTTTTGGAAATGGATATTCCAATGGTTGTTGCATTAAATATGATGGATGAAGTACTTGGAAACCAGGGATCGATTGATGTTAATCAGATGGAAGCGATGCTGGGAGTTCCGGTGATTCCTATTTCAGCGGCAAAAAATGAGGGCGTTGGAGAACTGGTAAAGCATGCGGTTCATATTGCCAGATATCAGGAGCATCCATTGCGTCAGGATTTTTGTGATATGAATGATCATAACGGAGCAGTGCATCGTTGTATTCATGCGGTGAGTCATCTGATCGAAGATCATGCAGAAAAATCAGGTTTACCGGTTCGGTTTGCAGCAACAAAAGCGATTGAAGGAGATCCGTTGATCTTAAAGCAGTTGCAGTTGGAGCAGAATGAACTGGAAATGCTGGAGCATATTGTAGTTCAAATGGAAAAGGAGCGAGGGCTGGATCGCAGTGCGGCAATCGCTGATATGAGATTTGATTTTATTGAACGGTTATGTGAGCAGACGGTTGTGAAGCCAAAAGAAAGTAAGGAGCGTGTTCGGAGTGAGAAAATCGATCGCATTCTGACTGGAAAATATACGGCGATTCCATGTTTTATCGGGATCATGGTACTTGTATTTTATCTGACATTTAACGTGATCGGAGCATGGATGCAGAGCGTACTGGAATATGGAATCGATCAGTTGTCAGCAGTTGTGGATACAGCATTGCTGAACCTGGATGTAAATCCGGCGATCCATAGTCTGGTCATTGACGGAATATTTACGGGTGTGGGGAGCGTACTGAGCTTTCTGCCGATTATTGTAACATTGTTCTTCTTCCTTTCACTGATGGAAGACAGCGGTTATATTGCCCGGGTTGCATTTGTTATGGATAAATTGCTTCGTAAGATCGGACTTTCAGGAAGAAGTATCGTTCCAATGCTGATTGGATTTGGTTGTACGGTTCCGGCAGTTATGGCAACAAGAACCCTGACCAGTGAAAGAGACAGAAAAATGACGATTCTTCTGACTCCATTTATGAGCTGTACGGCTAAATTACCGATTTATTCTTTCTTTGTCAGTGCTTTTTTTCCGAAAAAGGGTGGTCTGATCATGTCAGGCTTATATGTATTGGGGATTCTGACAGGTATTTTGATTGCTTTCTTATATAAAGGGACTCTTTTTAGGGGAGAACCGGTTCCTTTTGTAATGGAACTGCCGAATTATCGGATGCCGGGAGCAAAGAACGTAGCACAGCTTTTATGGGAGAAGGCAAAAGACTTCCTTCAGAAGGCATTTTCTGTCATTTTAATAGCAACGATCGTGGTATGGTTTTTGCAGAGTTTTGATCTGCATTTAAATATGGTCGAGGATTCGGCAAAAAGTATTTTAGCAGCAGTATCAGGGTTTTTAGTACCGATTTTCCGGCCGTTGGGGTTGGGAGACTGGCGGATCTGTACCTCTTTAATCAGTGGTTTTATGGCAAAGGAAAGCGTGGTGTCTACGTTGGAAGTTTTGTTCGGCGGAGGGATTGCTTCTGTATTATCACCGCTTGCAGCAGCCTCTTTGCTGGTATTCAGCTTATTATATACACCGTGTGTGGCTGCGATTGCTTCTGTAAAAAGAGAACTGGGCGGAAAGTGGGCAGTCGGGTTAGTAGTCTGGCAATGTTTTATTGCATGGGTTGCGGCATTTCTCGTACAGGGAATTGGCGTGATGTTCGGAATAGTATAG
- a CDS encoding LamG-like jellyroll fold domain-containing protein: MKKKSLKMVASAALALTMLVQVGVPVYAESIETTAETSWKSDVKDHWNFDSNISDQGNRSTGVLHDITIEETGNSVFGKALKFGTGTDKYMSLENYINTGTGQTSFSMWYKYDTSITETNTNASAVLLQHEDKGNRSGRTLLSLKSDGKYDTFINGERAAVTEKAVQKGDWQHITVVFDQEAKTVKYYINGELDGTAKTIGNSATDEVLTLRVGSHKSAGSTDPHPMRGFIDELYVYDRALSDNEAKSLYEEKATELYKVDLNVLITEAEKLLSSGSLPEENELHVKLQEAISAAKEATSAGTPVMETLKSAKDTLTKAMENYKANQPIDLEINTEEVTQHIDSKSIFGINHRYAFNGYGTFDSKNMKMKDEFVELYKDAGFGSIRYPGGTISNLFNWKTTLGPKEQRKKQIHGFYNNQGQGGIAPNFGIGEIATFADEVDSEIVYVYSLGRGNAQDAADLVEYLNAKVGTNPNGGIDWAQVRADNGHTEPYNVRYFEIGNEMNLGGEDGTASQEYWTKYAQNKGVEDAYIEGGTIQITDRYTVKEEDWNKTASQSDGSPNQVRYLRYANINPGGEYKDGKIIDDSKFRAMEKGVQVKVGTDGHLTPWTVVEDLSQSGPNDTHCEVDYSTGAIKFGDGKNGKIPTAGNNIYATYSVKRDGFITVSKAIKDTTAKINKIEGTKHTANVYTSYETVGFINKMEEKNAEQWYDGMTIHPYSDHVDGGNDANAFYDNAMKRAEVSGIGKVKNKMALLEPKGKVPVISEFGIYNNTEAQLRSQTHAIYIAKVLMEYVRMGSPYIQKHCLSDWYSDGKDSLGPTQQAVIQVVKGADANTTTGEGTFTFFSTPSAYVFKMLNSGFGDNIVKTEFSEVPTMANGAETLSALASKDAEGNLYIALVNADRERDRNIALQIEGTDVAGNKMTIQKLETDSITAANTPDEPTAVQVTEDAEVELEGNPIINLKKHSFVIVRIAKAVEPEADKSELQAAVDAVAGLNEAYYENFDVIADELAAANEVLADGKATQEQVNEALTNLEAAKAELIMKDAEYGKVDAAIAEAEKLNKKDYKDFSKVEEAIAAVVRGKKIDEQTEVDAMAQRIEDAIAALEKADVPGKPGKPEKPGKPEKPGNLEKPGNPEKSGNLEKPGTPEKPNGNKVPVTGDETTPILWMTLVVMAGTIIRVGKKRLNIIRKNR; encoded by the coding sequence ATGAAAAAAAAGAGCTTGAAAATGGTAGCAAGTGCAGCTCTTGCACTGACTATGCTGGTTCAGGTGGGCGTGCCGGTATATGCGGAAAGCATTGAAACTACGGCAGAAACATCATGGAAAAGCGATGTAAAAGATCATTGGAATTTTGATTCAAATATAAGTGATCAGGGAAATCGCAGTACAGGAGTGTTACATGATATTACAATAGAAGAAACGGGAAATTCTGTTTTTGGAAAAGCATTGAAGTTTGGAACAGGTACAGATAAATATATGAGCTTAGAAAATTATATCAATACGGGTACCGGACAAACTTCTTTTTCTATGTGGTATAAATATGATACAAGTATCACAGAGACTAATACAAATGCGTCAGCGGTTCTTTTACAACATGAAGATAAAGGAAATCGTTCAGGAAGAACTCTTCTTTCATTAAAATCAGATGGGAAGTATGATACATTTATTAATGGAGAGCGTGCAGCAGTAACAGAAAAAGCTGTACAGAAGGGGGACTGGCAGCATATTACAGTAGTGTTTGATCAAGAAGCTAAAACCGTAAAATATTATATTAACGGGGAATTAGATGGTACTGCAAAAACGATTGGGAATAGTGCAACAGATGAAGTGTTAACCCTAAGAGTAGGTTCTCATAAAAGTGCAGGTTCTACAGATCCTCATCCTATGCGTGGATTTATTGATGAACTATATGTATATGATAGAGCTTTGAGTGACAATGAGGCAAAGAGCCTTTATGAAGAAAAAGCAACAGAGTTATATAAAGTAGATTTAAATGTACTTATTACAGAGGCCGAAAAGTTACTTAGCAGTGGAAGTTTGCCGGAGGAGAATGAACTTCATGTAAAACTACAGGAGGCGATTTCTGCGGCAAAAGAGGCGACATCCGCAGGAACTCCAGTGATGGAGACGTTAAAATCTGCAAAAGATACTCTAACAAAGGCAATGGAAAACTATAAGGCAAATCAGCCGATTGATTTGGAAATCAATACAGAAGAAGTAACACAGCATATCGACTCAAAATCTATTTTTGGAATCAATCATCGTTATGCGTTTAATGGATATGGCACCTTTGATTCTAAAAATATGAAGATGAAAGATGAATTTGTAGAATTGTATAAGGATGCAGGATTTGGCTCCATTCGTTATCCGGGTGGTACCATCTCTAATCTGTTCAATTGGAAGACGACTTTAGGACCGAAAGAACAGAGAAAGAAACAGATTCATGGCTTTTATAATAATCAGGGACAGGGGGGAATTGCTCCCAATTTTGGTATTGGAGAGATTGCAACCTTTGCAGACGAAGTAGATTCTGAGATTGTTTATGTATATAGTTTAGGACGGGGAAATGCACAAGATGCAGCAGATCTTGTAGAGTACTTAAATGCAAAGGTTGGTACAAACCCAAATGGCGGAATTGATTGGGCGCAGGTACGTGCAGATAATGGTCATACAGAGCCATATAATGTAAGATATTTTGAAATTGGAAATGAGATGAACCTTGGCGGAGAGGATGGAACAGCATCTCAAGAATATTGGACAAAATATGCTCAGAATAAAGGTGTAGAGGATGCATACATAGAAGGTGGAACAATACAGATTACAGATCGATATACTGTGAAAGAAGAAGACTGGAATAAAACAGCATCACAGAGTGATGGTTCACCTAATCAAGTAAGATATTTGCGATATGCAAATATAAATCCGGGAGGAGAATACAAAGACGGAAAAATTATAGATGATTCAAAGTTTAGAGCTATGGAAAAAGGTGTACAGGTAAAAGTCGGAACAGATGGACATCTTACTCCTTGGACTGTGGTAGAAGATTTGAGTCAATCAGGACCAAACGATACACATTGTGAAGTAGATTATAGTACAGGTGCCATCAAGTTTGGTGATGGCAAGAATGGTAAAATCCCTACAGCCGGAAATAATATTTATGCTACATATTCTGTGAAACGGGATGGATTTATTACTGTTTCGAAAGCAATTAAAGATACAACAGCTAAAATCAATAAAATAGAAGGTACAAAACATACAGCAAATGTTTATACGAGTTATGAAACGGTCGGCTTTATCAATAAGATGGAGGAGAAAAATGCGGAACAGTGGTATGACGGAATGACAATTCATCCATATTCAGACCATGTTGATGGGGGAAATGATGCAAATGCATTTTATGATAATGCAATGAAGCGTGCGGAAGTCAGTGGAATCGGCAAGGTCAAAAATAAGATGGCATTGTTAGAGCCAAAAGGAAAAGTTCCGGTTATCAGTGAGTTTGGAATTTATAATAATACAGAGGCACAGCTGCGGTCGCAGACGCATGCGATTTATATTGCAAAAGTATTAATGGAATATGTTCGCATGGGAAGTCCTTATATTCAAAAACATTGTCTCTCGGATTGGTATAGTGATGGCAAAGATTCTTTAGGACCAACACAGCAGGCGGTTATCCAGGTGGTTAAGGGTGCGGATGCAAATACAACAACTGGAGAAGGTACGTTTACATTCTTTTCAACACCATCAGCGTATGTATTTAAAATGTTGAACTCTGGATTTGGGGATAATATCGTAAAAACGGAATTTAGTGAAGTTCCTACCATGGCAAACGGAGCAGAAACATTATCAGCTCTTGCAAGTAAAGATGCAGAAGGAAATTTGTATATTGCGCTTGTTAATGCAGACAGAGAAAGAGATCGTAATATTGCATTACAGATAGAAGGAACTGATGTTGCAGGGAATAAGATGACAATCCAAAAGCTGGAAACAGATTCTATTACAGCTGCAAATACACCGGATGAGCCTACAGCTGTGCAGGTTACAGAAGATGCAGAAGTTGAATTGGAAGGGAATCCAATCATCAATCTGAAGAAACATTCTTTTGTGATTGTAAGAATTGCAAAGGCAGTAGAACCTGAAGCAGATAAATCAGAATTGCAGGCAGCAGTAGATGCAGTGGCTGGTTTAAATGAAGCGTATTATGAAAACTTTGATGTGATTGCAGATGAATTAGCGGCTGCAAATGAAGTTTTAGCAGATGGAAAAGCAACTCAAGAGCAAGTTAATGAAGCTTTGACTAATTTGGAAGCTGCAAAAGCTGAATTGATTATGAAAGATGCAGAGTATGGAAAGGTAGATGCAGCCATTGCCGAAGCAGAGAAACTAAATAAAAAAGACTATAAGGATTTCAGTAAGGTAGAAGAAGCAATTGCCGCAGTTGTACGTGGTAAGAAGATTGATGAGCAGACAGAAGTTGATGCTATGGCTCAGAGAATTGAAGATGCTATTGCTGCATTGGAAAAAGCAGACGTGCCTGGAAAACCGGGGAAACCGGAAAAACCTGGAAAGCCAGAGAAACCTGGAAACTTAGAGAAACCTGGAAACCCAGAGAAATCTGGAAACCTAGAGAAACCTGGAACC